In Thermoanaerobacterium xylanolyticum LX-11, the genomic window GGCAATACATTATTGTATAGATTTTTGTTGCTTTTCTATAATGCTACAAACGAAGATGCTGATTGTTTAATTAGAAAATACAATTTAAAACGTGAATATTTAAGTGGATTATCTGATATTCTCAATATAAAAATGAATATGTCTAACTTAAATGAAAATGTATCTATTTTCAATACATTAAAAGATAAGAGAATAGAAGCAATATCTGCAGTACATGCTATGGAAGACTTAAATATAAAACAAGCCATTGAAAAATATTATGATTTGGCAAAATTAAAAAGATTAGAAATAAATGGTGACGACATAAAAAGATTAGGACTTCAACCGTCGCCAATTTACAAAGAAATTTTAGATAAAATATTGATGGACAAAATTTTAGGCAAGATAAAAGATCGAGAAGATGAGATTAAAACTCTATTACATTATGTAGAAAAAGTTAAAAGAGGTGAAAAGATTTGAATGCATTATTAAGCTATTTAATTAGAATTCCGGCATTGATAATCGCAATGAGTTTTCATGAGTTTAGTCATGGATATGTAGCAGATAAATTAGGCGATCCTACGCCTAGGCAAAGCGGGAGACTTACATTAAATCCACTGGCCCACATAGATCCTTTAGGGCTAATTATGCTGTTTATTATATACTTTGGGTGGGCTAAGCCAGTACCGATAAATCCGTATTATTTTAAAGACAGAAAAAAAGGCGTTTTATATGTGGCATTGGCTGGACCACTTTCTAACGTTTTTTTGGCCATAATAACGCGAATTCTGTTGTTTTATTTTGGAAACATTCCTGTATTAGGACTTTTTTTGACTATACTCTATCAATACAATTTGGTTTTTGCTGTGTTTAATATAATTCCTATTCCACCATTAGATGGTTCAAAGGTTTTGTGGA contains:
- a CDS encoding site-2 protease family protein, producing the protein MSFHEFSHGYVADKLGDPTPRQSGRLTLNPLAHIDPLGLIMLFIIYFGWAKPVPINPYYFKDRKKGVLYVALAGPLSNVFLAIITRILLFYFGNIPVLGLFLTILYQYNLVFAVFNIIPIPPLDGSKVLWSILPQKEAYIYSQYEQYGQIALLLLLFTGIINLFMTPLMMGLDKLISKIILFPFGVG